One genomic window of Actinoalloteichus hoggarensis includes the following:
- a CDS encoding MFS transporter, producing the protein MRPCWRSVTARFARTRLLVGGLAVFALVDLMTMFATSYAAPVALRIAAALVAAAVSPVAFAVAGALAPAGRQGRSIGAVAAGLTISLVVGVPIGSRLGGVFDWQATFGFVALLTALAVAITALTLPTLPAVEEIGVRARLALLRAPAVLTCVVGTIIGACGGLMPYTLIAPVVDDLAGVGQAWLPVLIAGYGVAGAVGTVLGGRLNDSWATGSRGVGADGRGPVVDLRDGAGLDVPAGSGAAVAARRTDRGVGHGGLGVRPADECSRPRAGGSGGDRGDRREHQRALRRDRRGGRRRRGRGDQRRQQRGPARRHSRRAGQHRLHDLRGTAVPGSTCRGAVDTGATG; encoded by the coding sequence GTGCGCCCGTGCTGGCGGTCGGTGACGGCGAGGTTCGCCCGCACGAGGCTGCTGGTGGGTGGTCTCGCGGTGTTCGCACTGGTCGATCTCATGACGATGTTCGCCACGAGCTACGCGGCGCCGGTGGCGCTACGGATCGCCGCGGCACTGGTCGCGGCAGCGGTGAGCCCCGTCGCCTTCGCCGTCGCGGGCGCCCTCGCTCCCGCCGGGCGACAGGGGCGCTCCATCGGCGCCGTCGCCGCCGGACTGACGATCTCCCTCGTCGTCGGCGTGCCGATCGGCTCCCGGCTGGGCGGCGTGTTCGACTGGCAGGCGACGTTCGGCTTCGTCGCCCTGCTCACGGCCCTCGCCGTCGCGATCACCGCGCTGACGCTGCCGACGCTGCCCGCCGTCGAGGAGATCGGCGTCCGAGCGCGACTCGCCCTGCTACGCGCACCCGCCGTGCTCACCTGCGTCGTCGGCACGATCATCGGAGCGTGTGGCGGCCTCATGCCGTACACGCTCATCGCACCGGTCGTCGACGACCTCGCCGGCGTGGGACAGGCCTGGCTGCCGGTGCTGATCGCGGGCTACGGCGTCGCGGGCGCGGTCGGCACCGTCCTCGGCGGGCGGCTCAACGACTCGTGGGCAACGGGATCGCGCGGTGTCGGTGCTGACGGTCGTGGTCCTGTCGTCGATCTGCGCGATGGCGCCGGCCTCGATGTTCCTGCCGGGTCGGGTGCCGCTGTGGCTGCTCGGCGGACTGATCGCGGTGTGGGGCATGGCGGGCTGGGCGTTCGACCCGCCGATGAATGCTCGCGCCCTCGCGCCGGCGGGTCGGGCGGGGACCGAGGCGATCGCCGTGAACACCAGCGGGCTCTACGTCGGGATCGCCGCGGCGGGCGCCGTCGGCGGGGGCGCGGTGACCAGCGGCGGCAGCAGCGGGGTCCTGCTCGCCGCCACAGCCGTCGGGCTGGTCAACACCGTCTTCATGATCTTCGCGGTACGGCGGTTCCCGGTTCGACGTGCCGAGGGGCCGTCGACACCGGCGCCACCGGGTGA
- a CDS encoding zf-HC2 domain-containing protein has translation MECDTCREALSARLDSEAEPARTDETDEHLRTCAECRSWQRRATLLARSMRVRPAVTPPDLTDAILAAHGSGRREKAIRTALASVGVAQLALGAAQLLGVDHGMGHDDAASTHLFNESTAWSLALGLGMLWAALRTGHSRGMLPLVGGFVLVLSVFSVRDLIAGDVTVSRVLSHGLLIIGLGLLTVVHRQESRHSPEPGRPGVVASPAAPSPTADVRLSGPELPRSGRRRLRSISGRRAA, from the coding sequence GTGGAGTGCGACACCTGCCGTGAAGCCTTGTCCGCAAGACTGGATTCCGAGGCCGAACCCGCGCGGACGGACGAGACGGACGAGCATCTGCGTACCTGCGCGGAGTGTCGGTCCTGGCAGCGACGGGCGACACTGCTGGCTCGATCGATGCGGGTCAGGCCGGCGGTGACGCCCCCGGACCTCACCGACGCCATCCTCGCCGCGCATGGTTCGGGGCGTCGGGAGAAGGCGATCCGGACGGCGTTGGCGTCGGTGGGCGTCGCGCAGCTGGCTCTCGGCGCGGCACAGTTGCTGGGCGTCGACCACGGAATGGGCCACGACGACGCGGCGTCGACGCACTTGTTCAACGAGAGCACCGCATGGAGCCTCGCGTTGGGACTGGGCATGCTCTGGGCGGCGTTGCGCACGGGGCACTCGCGGGGAATGCTGCCGCTGGTGGGCGGGTTCGTCCTGGTGCTCTCGGTGTTCAGCGTGCGAGACCTCATCGCCGGAGACGTGACGGTGAGCCGGGTGCTCTCGCACGGCCTGCTGATCATCGGACTCGGACTGCTCACCGTGGTACATCGGCAGGAGTCCCGGCACAGTCCCGAACCAGGCAGACCCGGCGTCGTCGCCTCGCCCGCCGCCCCGTCGCCCACGGCCGACGTGAGGCTGTCCGGCCCGGAGCTGCCGAGGTCGGGACGCCGTCGACTGCGCTCGATCAGCGGCCGGCGCGCGGCCTGA
- a CDS encoding cellulase family glycosylhydrolase produces MRRRVASLGAAVFALLLSMFVVIPTAHAEAGFQVNDGRLYDANGQEFVIRGVSHPHTWFTSETTRSLADIKSLGANTVRIVLSSGDQWTENSTADVANVVSQCKANRLICMLEVHDTTGYGEQAAAVSLDRAVDYWLRIQDAVIGEEDYVLVNIGNEPYGNTDYAGWGADTSAAINRLRDAGFDHTLVVDGPNWGQDWSGTMRSQAPEVFASDPHANTVFSIHMYGVYDTAAEIEDYLHHFVDQGLPIIVGEFGHNHSDGDPDEDTIMATTEDLGLGYIGWSWSGNGSPVEYLDMVHGFDGDSLTPWGERIFHGADGIAQTSREASVFGGGSDTTAPTTPGTPSVSAVSASSVTLTWAPSTDDVGVTGYQVVRVAGGQETAAISTPTNSAIVGGLSPDTDYTFAVYARDAAGNRSARSATTTVTTESGPAAGSCAVTYRVSGEWNGGFQAEVTIRNTGTSPVDGWTLGWSYLDGQTVTNVWGGVATQTGDTVTVRSVDYTAAIPVGGSVSFGFLGSWTGANSAPSAFTLNDGSCTQG; encoded by the coding sequence ATGAGAAGACGAGTCGCATCCCTCGGTGCCGCCGTGTTCGCCCTTCTGCTGTCGATGTTCGTCGTGATCCCCACCGCCCACGCCGAGGCGGGCTTCCAGGTGAACGACGGCAGGCTCTACGACGCCAACGGCCAGGAGTTCGTCATCCGGGGCGTCAGCCATCCGCACACCTGGTTCACCTCGGAGACCACCCGATCCCTCGCCGACATCAAGTCTCTGGGCGCCAATACCGTCCGCATCGTGCTCAGCAGCGGTGACCAGTGGACCGAGAACAGCACCGCCGACGTCGCGAACGTGGTCAGCCAGTGCAAGGCCAACCGGCTGATCTGCATGCTGGAGGTGCACGACACCACCGGGTACGGCGAGCAGGCCGCCGCCGTCAGTCTGGATCGCGCCGTGGACTACTGGCTGCGCATCCAGGACGCCGTGATCGGCGAAGAGGACTACGTCCTCGTCAACATCGGCAACGAACCATACGGCAACACCGACTACGCGGGCTGGGGCGCCGACACCTCCGCCGCGATCAACCGACTTCGCGACGCCGGATTCGACCACACCCTCGTCGTCGACGGGCCGAACTGGGGTCAAGACTGGTCGGGCACCATGCGCAGCCAGGCGCCGGAGGTCTTCGCGTCCGATCCGCACGCCAACACGGTGTTCTCCATCCACATGTACGGCGTCTACGACACCGCCGCCGAGATCGAGGACTACCTCCACCACTTCGTCGATCAGGGTCTGCCGATCATCGTGGGCGAGTTCGGCCACAACCACTCCGACGGCGACCCCGACGAGGACACCATCATGGCGACCACCGAAGACCTCGGGCTCGGCTACATCGGCTGGTCGTGGAGCGGCAACGGCAGTCCCGTGGAGTATCTGGACATGGTCCACGGCTTCGACGGCGACAGCCTCACGCCCTGGGGCGAGCGGATCTTCCACGGAGCCGACGGCATCGCGCAGACCTCCCGGGAGGCCTCGGTCTTCGGCGGCGGCTCGGACACGACGGCCCCGACGACGCCGGGTACGCCGAGCGTCTCGGCGGTGTCGGCGAGCAGCGTCACGCTGACCTGGGCGCCGTCCACCGACGACGTCGGCGTCACCGGCTATCAGGTGGTCAGGGTGGCGGGCGGCCAGGAGACCGCCGCGATCAGCACGCCCACGAACTCGGCGATCGTGGGGGGACTGAGCCCCGACACCGACTACACCTTCGCGGTGTACGCGCGCGACGCGGCGGGCAATCGGTCGGCGCGATCCGCCACCACGACCGTCACGACCGAGTCGGGCCCGGCCGCCGGCTCCTGCGCGGTGACCTACCGGGTCTCCGGGGAGTGGAACGGCGGCTTCCAGGCCGAGGTCACGATCCGCAACACCGGGACGAGCCCCGTCGACGGCTGGACACTCGGCTGGAGCTACCTGGACGGGCAGACGGTGACCAACGTCTGGGGCGGCGTCGCGACTCAGACCGGTGACACGGTCACCGTACGCAGCGTCGACTACACGGCGGCCATCCCCGTCGGCGGGTCGGTGTCCTTCGGCTTCCTCGGCAGCTGGACGGGCGCCAACAGCGCGCCCAGCGCGTTCACCCTCAACGACGGGAGCTGCACGCAGGGCTGA
- a CDS encoding ECF transporter S component, whose translation MTESSDTSAADGTARGHTGPARREGPVVRVTPRRAAVLTLASAAGLAMFLWPLFASAPADPTARTADAPLIFVVLLPLLLAIVLAEMSDSGMDAKALALLGVLSAVNAGLRPLGAGTAGIETVFFLLVLAGRVFGPGFGFLLGSTSLFASALLTAGVGPWLPFQMLSSSLLGLGAGLLPARPRGRIEIAMLACYGVLAAYVFGFLMNLWSWPLLAGTDTQLSFVPGDPITENLRRFVLFTLTTSTLGWDTGRAITNVVAILLVGPAVLAVLRRAARRAAFHAPSATPSERNTEPTRRGRDTAT comes from the coding sequence ATGACGGAGTCCTCGGACACCTCGGCGGCGGACGGGACGGCGAGAGGACACACCGGTCCTGCTCGACGCGAAGGTCCGGTCGTGCGGGTGACGCCGCGTCGCGCGGCGGTGCTCACGCTGGCCTCGGCGGCGGGGCTGGCGATGTTCCTCTGGCCGCTGTTCGCCTCGGCGCCTGCCGATCCGACGGCTCGCACCGCCGACGCTCCGCTGATCTTCGTGGTCCTCCTGCCCCTGCTGCTGGCGATCGTGCTCGCCGAGATGTCGGATTCCGGCATGGACGCCAAGGCGCTGGCGCTGCTGGGTGTGTTGTCGGCGGTGAACGCGGGGCTGCGTCCGCTGGGCGCGGGCACGGCGGGAATCGAGACGGTGTTCTTCCTTCTGGTGCTGGCAGGCCGAGTCTTCGGGCCGGGCTTCGGATTCCTGCTCGGCTCGACGTCATTGTTCGCCTCGGCACTGCTCACCGCGGGCGTCGGGCCGTGGCTGCCTTTTCAGATGCTCTCCTCCTCATTACTCGGCCTCGGTGCCGGGCTGCTGCCCGCCCGCCCCCGAGGTCGAATCGAGATCGCGATGCTCGCCTGTTACGGCGTGCTCGCCGCCTATGTCTTCGGCTTCCTGATGAATCTGTGGTCCTGGCCGCTGCTCGCGGGCACCGACACCCAGCTCTCCTTCGTGCCGGGCGATCCGATCACCGAGAACCTGCGGCGCTTCGTGCTGTTCACCCTGACCACCTCCACGCTGGGCTGGGACACCGGCCGTGCGATCACCAACGTCGTGGCGATCCTGCTCGTGGGTCCCGCCGTCCTCGCCGTGCTGCGCCGGGCCGCGCGGCGGGCCGCCTTCCACGCCCCGTCGGCGACGCCGAGCGAGCGGAACACCGAGCCGACGCGGCGTGGCAGGGATACCGCGACTTGA
- a CDS encoding DUF2231 domain-containing protein produces MNAVQRWLKSLESRQSLDAVAERLRARVRPFLRERPALEKALRGEWAGHAIHPMIITLPIGCYSAAAVCDLFGRRETARHLISLGLLTVPGAVVTGLAEWSELDLRQRRVGLVHAMTNAASSVCYLLSWRARHRSGDTAGRGWALLGLAAVGVGGTLGGHLTYAQGAGVFRWSDELAEAVGEQPEPRAPFEDRTAGGRHERAAKPGGS; encoded by the coding sequence ATGAACGCAGTACAGCGATGGCTGAAGTCCCTGGAATCGCGTCAGTCCCTCGATGCCGTGGCCGAGCGCCTGCGCGCACGGGTCCGCCCGTTCCTGCGGGAGCGCCCCGCTCTGGAGAAGGCCCTGCGCGGCGAATGGGCAGGCCATGCGATTCACCCGATGATAATCACGCTGCCGATCGGCTGCTACAGCGCGGCCGCGGTGTGCGACCTCTTCGGTCGGCGGGAGACCGCCCGGCATCTCATCTCTCTCGGGCTGCTCACGGTCCCCGGCGCGGTGGTCACCGGACTCGCGGAATGGAGCGAGCTGGACCTGCGGCAACGCCGAGTCGGTCTCGTCCACGCCATGACCAACGCCGCCTCCTCGGTCTGCTATCTGCTGTCGTGGCGGGCCCGCCACCGCAGTGGAGACACCGCGGGGCGCGGCTGGGCACTACTCGGCCTCGCGGCCGTGGGCGTCGGCGGCACGCTGGGCGGCCATCTCACCTACGCGCAGGGCGCAGGGGTGTTCCGCTGGTCCGACGAACTCGCCGAGGCCGTCGGCGAACAACCGGAGCCGCGCGCGCCGTTCGAGGACAGGACGGCAGGCGGGCGGCACGAGCGGGCCGCGAAACCCGGCGGGTCGTGA
- a CDS encoding phytoene desaturase family protein, giving the protein MSPRGRHAVDAVIVGAGPNGLAAAVILARAGLRVEVHEAAATPGGGARTEELTVPGHHHDVCSAVHPMGLASPFFRAFDLAAHGVRMLQPEVAYAHPLDGGRAGLAWRDLDRTAEELGVDGRAWRGLLAPLVRAWPGLVGVAMSDLRGLPPDPITALALARRMAEQGSPAWNLRFRGATAPAMLTGVTAHAIAPPRALAPAGAGLLLAALAHAVGWPIPEGGSAVVVEALVRDLVAHGGRVITGSRIDRLDQLPPANAVLLDLAPAGLLRIAEADLPPSYVRALRRFRHGGAACKVDFALTGPVPWSAPGCALAGTLHLIGTRDEAVAAERAVARGVHADRPYVLAAQPGVVDATRAPAGRHTLWTYAHVPNGSDVDVSAVVTAQIERFAPGFRDLVAAVGVRTALDVERHDANDVGGDIAAGAVTLWQTVARPVPRIDPYATPLPGVYLCSASTPPGPGVHGMAGLHAARRVLRTRFGIRTDPLRLLRLP; this is encoded by the coding sequence GTGAGTCCACGCGGCCGCCACGCCGTGGACGCCGTGATCGTCGGCGCCGGGCCGAACGGGCTGGCCGCCGCCGTGATCCTGGCGAGGGCAGGCCTGCGCGTGGAGGTCCACGAGGCTGCCGCGACGCCGGGCGGCGGGGCTCGGACCGAGGAGCTGACGGTGCCGGGGCACCACCACGACGTGTGTTCGGCGGTGCATCCGATGGGGCTGGCGTCCCCGTTCTTCCGCGCGTTCGACCTCGCCGCGCACGGCGTCCGGATGCTCCAGCCCGAGGTCGCCTACGCGCATCCGCTGGACGGCGGCCGGGCCGGGCTGGCGTGGCGGGATCTCGACCGGACGGCCGAGGAGCTGGGTGTCGACGGCCGCGCCTGGCGTGGCCTGCTGGCGCCGCTGGTCCGGGCGTGGCCGGGTCTGGTGGGCGTCGCCATGTCGGACCTGCGCGGTCTGCCGCCCGACCCGATCACCGCCTTGGCCTTGGCCCGTCGCATGGCCGAACAGGGTTCGCCCGCCTGGAATCTCCGCTTCCGCGGTGCGACGGCGCCCGCGATGTTGACGGGCGTGACGGCACATGCGATCGCCCCGCCGAGGGCACTCGCTCCGGCAGGCGCGGGGCTGCTGCTGGCTGCGCTGGCCCACGCGGTCGGCTGGCCGATACCCGAGGGCGGCAGCGCCGTCGTCGTCGAGGCGCTGGTCCGCGATCTCGTCGCGCACGGCGGCCGCGTGATCACGGGCAGCCGGATCGACCGGCTCGATCAGCTGCCTCCAGCGAACGCCGTGCTCCTGGACCTCGCTCCCGCCGGTCTGCTCCGGATCGCCGAGGCCGATCTTCCGCCCTCCTATGTCCGCGCCCTTCGACGGTTCCGCCACGGCGGGGCGGCCTGCAAGGTGGACTTCGCGTTGACCGGGCCGGTGCCCTGGTCGGCGCCGGGCTGTGCGCTGGCGGGAACGCTGCACCTCATCGGCACACGGGACGAGGCGGTGGCGGCCGAGCGGGCCGTGGCCAGGGGCGTGCACGCCGACCGGCCGTACGTGCTGGCCGCGCAGCCGGGCGTGGTGGACGCGACGCGCGCCCCCGCGGGACGGCACACCCTGTGGACCTACGCCCACGTGCCCAACGGCTCGGACGTGGACGTGAGCGCGGTGGTGACCGCCCAGATCGAACGGTTCGCCCCCGGATTCCGCGATCTCGTGGCGGCCGTCGGCGTCCGCACGGCGCTCGACGTCGAACGGCACGATGCCAACGACGTCGGAGGCGACATCGCGGCGGGCGCCGTCACCCTGTGGCAGACCGTGGCCCGCCCGGTGCCCCGGATCGACCCGTACGCCACGCCGTTGCCGGGGGTCTACCTCTGCTCGGCGTCCACGCCGCCCGGCCCCGGCGTGCACGGCATGGCGGGGCTGCACGCCGCCCGGCGGGTGCTCCGCACGCGGTTCGGCATCCGGACGGACCCGCTGCGGCTGCTGCGCCTGCCGTGA
- a CDS encoding SGNH/GDSL hydrolase family protein — translation MRRKAVHGVVFGMIMSVVTAMLVTTAGSAVAIQDPVRIMPLGDSITGSPGCWRAMLWNDLQDAGHTDIDFVGTLGPQGCGVDHDGDNEGHGGFLATGIADQNLLPGWLSATSPDVVLMHLGTNDVWNGRPTEAVLSAFTTLVAQMRAHNPDTHVLVAQIIPMTPNGCGECAQRVVELNASIPAWAAELTTERSPVLVVDQWTGFDTAVDTYDGVHPVESGDRKIADRWRPVLAGVLDSLA, via the coding sequence ATGCGTCGAAAGGCTGTGCACGGTGTCGTGTTCGGCATGATCATGTCGGTCGTGACGGCCATGCTGGTGACGACGGCCGGCTCGGCGGTCGCCATCCAGGACCCGGTGCGGATCATGCCGCTGGGCGACTCGATCACCGGGTCGCCGGGCTGCTGGCGGGCGATGTTGTGGAACGACCTCCAGGACGCCGGCCACACCGACATCGACTTCGTGGGCACGCTGGGGCCGCAGGGCTGCGGGGTGGACCACGACGGTGACAACGAGGGGCACGGCGGCTTCCTGGCCACCGGCATCGCCGACCAGAACCTGCTGCCCGGCTGGCTGTCCGCGACGAGCCCGGACGTGGTGTTGATGCATCTGGGGACCAATGACGTCTGGAACGGGCGACCGACCGAGGCGGTGCTGTCAGCCTTCACCACCCTGGTGGCGCAGATGCGAGCCCATAACCCGGACACGCACGTCCTCGTCGCGCAGATCATTCCGATGACCCCGAACGGCTGCGGTGAGTGCGCCCAGCGGGTCGTCGAGTTGAACGCCTCGATCCCGGCCTGGGCCGCGGAGCTGACCACGGAGCGGTCCCCGGTGCTCGTCGTCGATCAGTGGACCGGTTTCGACACCGCGGTGGACACCTATGACGGGGTGCACCCCGTCGAGTCCGGTGACCGCAAGATCGCGGACCGCTGGCGTCCGGTGCTCGCGGGCGTGCTCGACTCGCTGGCCTGA
- a CDS encoding DUF742 domain-containing protein → MTSELHHSDEADDSVVGFTGARFGPSPRRRARQDISDQDMSGADRSGHDRSVPPGPAAESATPATSDSSAGGSRSSIGRTGARFGGATRGGRRAREEDTPRPTSTRAENAVHIDFDQTRPARRAPWNEPADVDEVFEDDPIWPPSVGEPNTWLEASFTDSLVRPYARTGGRTSAALDVTLETLITSAKGPVPITAAARPELRRIVEICAEPRSLAEVSALLALPIGVTRVLIADLVESGGVRVHQPVDPQRLVMDGEFLRRVLTGLRRL, encoded by the coding sequence ATGACATCGGAGCTGCACCACTCGGACGAGGCGGACGACTCGGTGGTCGGATTCACCGGGGCACGATTCGGCCCGTCACCACGGCGACGCGCTCGCCAGGACATCTCGGACCAGGACATGTCGGGGGCCGACCGCTCAGGGCACGACCGCTCGGTGCCGCCGGGCCCGGCCGCGGAGTCGGCGACGCCCGCGACGTCGGACTCCTCGGCGGGCGGGAGTCGGTCCTCGATCGGTCGGACGGGCGCCCGGTTCGGCGGCGCCACGCGAGGAGGACGCCGTGCACGAGAGGAGGACACGCCTCGGCCGACGTCGACGCGGGCGGAGAACGCCGTGCACATCGACTTCGACCAGACCAGACCCGCGCGCCGGGCGCCGTGGAACGAACCGGCCGACGTCGACGAGGTGTTCGAAGACGACCCGATCTGGCCGCCGAGCGTGGGCGAGCCGAATACCTGGCTGGAGGCGTCCTTCACCGACTCGCTGGTCCGTCCGTACGCCAGGACCGGCGGGCGCACCTCCGCCGCGCTCGACGTGACACTCGAGACGTTGATCACCTCAGCGAAGGGGCCGGTGCCGATCACGGCGGCGGCGCGCCCGGAGCTGCGTCGGATCGTCGAGATCTGCGCGGAGCCGCGTTCGCTGGCGGAGGTCTCCGCGCTGCTCGCGCTGCCCATCGGGGTGACCAGAGTGCTGATCGCCGACCTGGTCGAGTCGGGCGGGGTACGGGTGCACCAGCCCGTCGACCCGCAGCGACTCGTCATGGACGGCGAGTTCCTGCGACGAGTCCTCACCGGTCTGCGGCGGCTCTGA
- a CDS encoding NAD-dependent epimerase/dehydratase family protein yields the protein MTSAGTRVVVVGATGNVGTSVVRTLAADPRVDAIIGVARRRPTWQPPKTTWRTADITEDDLTGIFHGADVVIHLAWRFQPTHAPAVTWRTNVLGGIRVFDAVTYAGVPALVYASSVGAYSPGPKDRGVDESWPTHGWPGAAYTREKAYLERVLDAVEDSRPDLRVVRLRPGIILQRQAARAQHRLFAGPLLPAALLRPGGVPFVPDLPGLRFQVSHAQDVAEAFRLAALTSAAGSYNVAAEPPVDAALLAECLQARVSRLPAGPLRACLSAAWRLRLVPASPDLLDALLRLPLMDTTRARVELGWSPVHGARDALTECLHGLRDGAGMATPPLAGGGLGRTLGRLRATAARRR from the coding sequence GTGACCTCGGCGGGCACGCGGGTGGTCGTCGTGGGGGCCACCGGCAACGTGGGGACCAGCGTCGTGCGCACCCTGGCCGCCGACCCGAGGGTCGACGCGATCATCGGCGTCGCCCGGCGCAGACCGACCTGGCAGCCGCCGAAGACGACCTGGCGGACGGCCGACATCACCGAGGACGACCTGACCGGGATCTTCCACGGCGCCGACGTCGTCATCCACCTGGCCTGGCGCTTCCAGCCGACCCATGCCCCGGCCGTCACCTGGCGGACCAACGTCCTCGGCGGCATCCGGGTGTTCGACGCCGTCACCTACGCCGGGGTGCCCGCGCTGGTGTACGCCTCCTCCGTGGGCGCCTACTCGCCGGGGCCGAAGGACCGGGGCGTCGACGAGAGCTGGCCGACACACGGCTGGCCCGGCGCCGCGTACACCCGGGAGAAGGCCTACCTGGAGCGAGTCCTGGACGCCGTCGAGGACAGTCGCCCCGATCTGCGGGTGGTGCGGCTCCGACCGGGGATCATTCTGCAACGGCAGGCCGCCCGCGCCCAGCATCGACTGTTCGCCGGGCCGCTCCTGCCCGCCGCGCTGCTCCGCCCCGGCGGCGTGCCGTTCGTGCCCGACCTTCCCGGACTGCGCTTTCAGGTGTCGCACGCCCAAGATGTCGCGGAGGCCTTCCGACTGGCGGCGTTGACCAGCGCGGCGGGCTCCTACAACGTGGCCGCGGAACCTCCGGTGGACGCCGCCCTGCTGGCCGAGTGCCTCCAGGCCAGGGTGTCACGACTGCCTGCGGGCCCGTTGCGTGCCTGCTTGTCGGCGGCCTGGCGCCTACGGCTCGTCCCGGCCTCGCCGGATCTGCTCGACGCGCTGCTGCGGCTGCCGCTGATGGACACCACCCGGGCCAGGGTGGAACTGGGCTGGTCACCCGTGCACGGCGCGCGGGACGCGCTGACCGAGTGTCTGCACGGCCTCCGGGACGGGGCGGGCATGGCCACCCCGCCGCTGGCGGGGGGCGGGCTGGGGCGGACGCTCGGCAGACTTCGGGCCACGGCCGCGCGTCGACGGTGA
- a CDS encoding sigma-70 family RNA polymerase sigma factor: MTTALIFRSVTWPVDVDVETTESALAASAGDRHALERFIRATQHDVWRFTAHLAGTGSADDLTQETYLRVLRSLPGFEGRSSARIWLLSIARRVVVDQFRKAGRRPRQVHGIDLTQLSDDRQLRGRAAAPGGFEEAVELDLLMAGLAPERREVLVLTQLLGLSYEETAQVCGCAIGTVRSRVARARDELIRAMDESHDTGTA; the protein is encoded by the coding sequence ATGACGACTGCGCTAATCTTCCGATCTGTGACCTGGCCGGTCGACGTCGACGTCGAGACCACCGAGTCGGCACTCGCGGCGAGTGCCGGCGATCGTCACGCGCTGGAACGATTCATCAGGGCCACGCAGCACGATGTCTGGCGTTTCACCGCCCACCTCGCGGGCACGGGGTCGGCCGACGACCTGACCCAGGAGACCTATCTCCGCGTGCTGCGCAGTCTGCCGGGGTTCGAGGGCCGCTCCTCGGCACGGATCTGGCTGCTGTCGATCGCCCGCCGTGTCGTGGTCGACCAGTTCCGCAAGGCCGGGCGGCGGCCTCGGCAGGTGCACGGCATCGACCTCACCCAGCTCTCCGACGACCGGCAGCTGCGGGGAAGGGCTGCCGCGCCCGGCGGCTTCGAGGAGGCCGTGGAGCTGGATCTGCTGATGGCCGGCCTCGCCCCGGAGCGGCGGGAGGTGCTGGTGCTCACCCAGCTGCTCGGTCTGTCCTATGAGGAGACCGCGCAGGTGTGCGGGTGTGCGATCGGCACGGTGCGCTCGCGCGTCGCCCGTGCCCGCGACGAGTTGATCCGCGCCATGGACGAGTCGCACGACACCGGGACGGCGTGA